The stretch of DNA CCGATTTGCGCAACGCCCGCCTGAAGTTGGGCTGACTTGCCGGACCCGTCGCGGTCCGGAGAACCGGTTGACCCCTCCCTGTGGGTTTTATAAGGTGTGAACGGTGTAAACCTCGGGTGGGAGTCGTATGAGTTCGACGGAAGTCAGTACGCAAGACGCGGCGGTCGCGCGCGCTCTGGCAACGCCTACGCGCGCCTCGATCTTGGACTATCTGCGCCTTGGCGGACCACGCGCGGTGCGCGAGGTGGCCGAGCAAGCCGGAATTCACGCCAACGTCGCGCGCGGGCACCTGGACGTGTTGGTCGCGGCAGGTTTGGCGCATACGTCTTGGCGGCGACATGCCGCCGGCGGTCGTCCGGCGAAGGTATACGAGGCCGCGCCCGTTCACGTTGAGGAGGGCCCGGCGCTGGTGAGCGAGATGCTGGCTGTGCTGATCGAAACCGCGGCGCCGGCACCGGGAGTCAGCCGATCGATCGCGGTGAAGACCGGCGAGCGACTGGCCCGCCGTGTGCGCATGACGGAGGCGGAGCTGACCTTCGAGCAGCAGGTCGAGTTCATGGTGCGCGCGCTGGCGGCCGTGTCCGGCGGCGTGCGGATTCTCGACAAGGGCGATGACTGGGTTGAGGTCGAGGATTTCGACTGCCCCTTCAAGGGGATCGCGGTGTCCCACCCGGAGCTTGCGTGCTCGTTGGACAAGGCGTTGAAGGAAGGAATCATGAATGGGCTGGGCGCGGACGTGTTCGTCGAGCAAGTGACCTCGATTGCCTGGGGCGACCCAACTTGTCGCGAAGTCGTGCGCTGGCGTCCGCTGTCGGGAGGAGAAGAGGCATGAGCGCACCTCGGATGGTGGATAGCAACGCGGTACGCGGGGGCGCGGCGGTGTCGGTCGTCATTCTGCTCGGTGGGTTTGTGCTTGGGTGGCGCGGCGTAGTCCCAGCGATTGGAGTTGCGCTCGGGATCGGGTCGGCGTTCGGGCTGCGGTACTCGCCTCTTGGAGCGACGTATCGCTTGATCAAGAAGACCTTGCGGCTGAGTATTGCGGTGAAGCCCGAAGAGGAGCCGCCGCCGCGTTTCGCGCAGACGCTCGGGTTCGCGTTCCTCGCGCTGGCGAGCGCGGGCTTCTGGGTCTTCAACTCGGACGTGCTCGGATGGACACTTGGGCTAATGGTGGCCGGACTCCAAACGCTGCTCGCGGTTAGCGGGATCTGCGTGGGCTGCGAGATGTACTTGTTCACCAAGCGGTTGGCATCGAAGGGGGCCTGAGTGCTCGTTCGCTTGCTCGTGGTGTTGGGTGTTCTTGCGCTCAGCGCTGGGTTCACGTGGTGGTGGCGGCTGCGTGAAGGCCGCTTCACCCAGGCGAGTGGACGGTTCGAGCGCACGGACCTTGGGCTGGACCGGCGCGCGCGGCCTTCGGCGATGCTGGTGGAGTTCTTCGGAGAGCACTGCGCGCCCTGCAAGACCGTTCAGGCTCGAATCGAGAAGCTGGCGGGCGAGATCCCCGATGTGTCGATCGCCTCGATCGACGCCGGCGCGCGCCTGGACTTGTCCGATCGCTACGAGGTCAGGCGCGTACCGACGCTGTTCGTGACGGACTCGGACCTGAAGATCGTGTGGCGCGCGTCGGGAGTCCCAAGCGAAGACGCGATCCGAGCGGCGCTGCTCGGTCCGGACTGGGCCGGCCGGCCGCATCCGGATCTGCCCGTCGCCGCGAAGCCCTCCGGCGCTGAGTGATAACCTGCCGGGCGTGAACCTATTCAGCATTCTTGCGAACACAGCAGAGAGTTCCATGGGCGCCCTGGAGTTGTCGTTCATCACGGCGCTGGTGATCGGTCTTGGGGGCGCCGGGCTTTTCGGGCTTGCGGTAGTTGCCCGCCTGGCCGATCCCGCGGGCGCGCGTTCGCTGCTGCGTCGCTTGTCGAAGAAGAGTCGCTGATCCGGCCTCGATGATCCATCACGACGCCGACATCGGCGGCGCGCGGATCCACTGGGTCGAAGACGGCGTTGGAGACGTGCCGTTCGTGCTGCTGCACGGATGGGGTTCGAGCATCGTCAAGTGGGCCGACGTGATTCCGATGCTGGCAACCCATCGTCGCACGATCGCGCTTGATCTCCCGGGATTCGGTACCTCGGGGATTCCCGGTGGGTCGTATTCGCCGGGCTGGCTCGCCGGATCCGTGCGAGCGTTCATGGATGCCATCGGCGTTGATCGCGCGATCGTGGTCGGCAACTCCCTTGGTGGACTCGTCGCGACATACCTGGCGTCGGCGTGGCCGGAGCGTTGCGCCGGCCTTGTGTTGGCCGCGCCGGCGTTTCCGGCCGTGGGGCCGCCTCCGTCGGGGCGCGCGCTCGCAGCTGTGGTCGCGCCGGCGATTCCCGGGATCGGCGATGTGCTCTACCGCGCGCACATGCGTCGGCGCGCCCCGGAGGTGTTGGTGGCCGAGAGCCTCGCGCGCAACTGCGCCGATCCTTCGCGCGTGCGGGCGTCCACGGTGCGCGCGCTTGAGGAGGAGGTTCGCGCGCGCAAGGAGCGTCCTGAGCACGTCCGGCCGCTGCTTCGCGCGAGCCGGCGCATGATGTGGGCACTTAGCGCGCGCCGTGAGCGAACCTGGGCGATCGCGCGCGCCCTACGGACGCCGACCCTGGTGCTTTGGGGGCGGCAGGATGCGTTGCTGTCCGTGGATATCGGATACCGAGCGGTCGAGGAGATCCCCGGCGCGCAACTCGTGGTACTCGACGACTGCGGTCACAACCCGCAAATCGAGCGACCCGAGGAGTTCTCGGCCGCGGTGCTGACGTTCGCGCGCTCGCTGGGCGTGTAGCCGGCCGCTGCGCTTAGTGCCGGTCGAGAAACTCCAGCACTGAACGATTGAAGACGTCCATCTCTTCGACGTTGAACGCGTGTCCGGTTTCAGTCACGACAAGTTCGGCTTTCGGGATCGCGGCGGCGAGTTGTTCGCACAACTCCGGCGGAACGAGGGTGTCGCGGCGACCCGTGAGCACGCGAGTTGGAACCTGCAGCGATCCCAAGTGTTCGGATACATCGTGTTGCAGCAGCGCATCGAGTTGGGCGAGGAATGCGTTTTCGGGGACGGGGAATTGCAGGAACAAAGCCTCAACCGCGTCGGCCGATTCCGCGTTGTTGATCAGGAACCCGGGCGTGAACAGCCACAGCATCAGCGAGCGCACCAAGGCTTCGCGGCCCAGAGTGCGCAGTATCCCTCGCCCGAGTTCGGCAATGCGCTCCGTGTATGGGTTCTTCGCGCACCAGGTCGCCGCGAGGATCAGTGTTCGGACGCGCTCGGGCGCGCGCAGGGCAACGTGCTGCGCGATCGCGCCGCCCATCGAGATGCCGAGGACGTGCGCGCGCCCGATGCCGAGGTGATCCAGCAGCGCGATCGCATCATCGGCCATCATGCCCATCGAGACCCGGCCGTCGGGAAGCGACGAGCCGCCGACGCCGCGGTTGTCGAACGTGATGCAGCGGTAACGCTTGGCGAAAACCGCAGTCTGCAGCATCCACATGCGCGAGTCGGCGCCGAATCCCATGATCATCAGCAGCGGCTCGCCCTCACCGGTCACGTCGTAGGCGATGTCTGCGTTTCCGGAGCGAAACGTCGGCACGAAACCTCCCTTCTTGCCGGCCGACTCTATCGCGCGCAGGGGGGAGGGCGGCGGCCTGGCGGCCGCCGCCCTCACATGGGACGGGTTGTGCTGTGCCTCAGTCGCAGAACGAGTAGGTCGCCCGCAGCACCCCGTCTTGGTAGACGGACTCCTTGCACGTGCTGGGGTAGAACAGGATGTAGCCGGACTCGAAGTTCTGACGCTGCGTCGAACTCGTTCCGACGTCGTAGCGGTTGCTGGTCGGGTAGCCGATCCAATAGACCCAGTCGTGCCCGGCGTACTGCTCGGTGTAGGCGGCGAGCGTGGCGGTTAAGAGCAAGTAGGCCGTGCTTTCGCCCGACTGCTGCATGATGGCTCGGGGGGAGTCGTAGGAACCGTAGGAGTACGTCTGTACGCTGCCTCCGGTTCCGGTCTTCGGGTAGCAGCTGTAACGCCACCACGTGCCGTGGAGCGAGTCCTCTCGGCACGGCGACCACGCCTCGCCCACGTCGGCCGTGATTCCAACGCCGTAGTAGCCTCCGCCGCTCTTGTAGACGCCCCAGTAGAGCGAAGCTGCCTTATCGGCGGAGGAGTAGCCCACGCCGGCGTTGTCGCTGGTGTAGGACGTGCGTTCGAGGGGGTCCGACGAGGTTCCGTGCCCCGAGATCGGCGTGAGTGGAAGCGCGTCGGAGGAGAAGGACGTTCCGCTTTGTCGCTGGAAGTGGAGGTGTGGCGAATAGGAGCTGGACCCGCTTTTGCCGCTGACCGCCAGGGGCTGGCCCGCGACGATCGTTCCGCTTGTGGAGATGACCGAGTCCAAGTGCTCGTACACGATGTACGTGCTGTCGGGCTGCTTGATTCGCAGGTACAGGCCGGCCGGTCCTGAGCTGGCAACGTAGGTGTCCACGACACCGGGCGAGACCGAGTAAACGGTTTCGTAGTCCATGTCCGGTACGTCGATGGCTTTCCAAGCCGAACTGCTCTCCCTGCCCGAGCAATGCGGACACTCTCCGGGCAATGTGCCGAGTGTGCGGCTGGTTCCGGCCTTCCAGGGGAACTTGCGGTATGCGCCGGTCCACTGGTTGTGGGCTTCCGCGGGAACCGCGGCCCACATCGAGGCCAGCACGATTCCTGCGACGAGTGCGGCCCGCGCGCGCCTTAGAACGGAACGATGTTCTTTGCGATCAGCCATTCCAGATCAGCCTCCTTGTTGAACTCCGAGACCGATGCGCGGACGATCACAAGGAGTGCCGAGCCGGTGAGGTCCGGCAGCGGGGCGTCCAAGGTGGGCGTCTGCAGCAGGGGAACGACGATCTTCAGAACGTGAATGTCGCCTGAGTCGGCGGGTTGCCCGAGCGAGTCGAGGAATTCCTCACAGGAGCGGATGGTGCGGTTGGCCAGGCGCAGCTGGGTGGTCGGCGAACAGCCGTCCAAGGTTGCCCCGGGCTGGAGCAGGTTCAACTCGACGTCGGTGACGCCGCGCTCGAGGACTGCGTCGGAGGCGCTCTGCCCGACCTTCCACGGGAACCCCTCGGGACTGAGCATGCGCAGGCTGCCGAGCCGCTTGCTTTCGATGGTTGACTGGGGTGCAGCCGTGGTGAAGTCGGTGAAGCCCCATCCGGCCGGGTAGCACAGACCGTAGTGCATGGCGGGGTTATCGAAGTACCCCCATCCGCTCGGGCAGGTGCGTCCCGCCGGTGCGGTCGCCAAGGCCGAGACCGTGTAGCCGGCCGTCGGGGTCGAATCGTCGGGGCCGGCCACTTTGGCGCCCTCGGGGATCGCCTTCGGCCCGGGCTTGCCGTCGCCGACGTCGGACATTGCGCCGAGCGTGCGGATACCCAGGATGGCGGCGATCGCGCACATAAGCGCAACAACGCGAAGCTTCATCTTGAGCCTTCCTGATCGGAGCCGATACTGCTCATTCTTTCGTCCTCCTATCTCCGGCAAGAGCCGGATCCGTCTACCGGTGGAGAAGGGCGAGGAAGGCTTCGAAGTGGTTGCACATTACGCCGTTGTGGGTGGGTTTCAAGTACGGGAGAATCGGGAATTGCGTCGCGAATCTCCTTCGCTTTCCTCACTCCGATAGGCTTCGAGCGCATCGACGTGGTGTCGGCGAGCAGGAGATCCGAATGCGCAACAGTGGTTACTTCCGTACTCCAACCGTGACCGGAGGCGAGGTTGCCTTCGTCAGCGAGGACGACATCTGGTCGGTTCCCTTAACCGGCGGTACTGCGCGACGCTTGACCGCGGGGCTCGGCCCGACTGTGCGTCCGGCTTTCTCGCCGGACGGTTCGCTGATCGCGTTCACCAGCCTCGAAGAGCATCACCCCGAGGTGTACGTGATGCCTGCTGCGGGCGGACAGCCCGTGCGCTTGACGTTTCTGGGCGTTGCGTCCACCGTCGTTGGGTGGACGCCGGACGCAGAGATCGCGTTCCGCAGCGACACCGGTCAGCCGTTTGCGATGCGCCGGATGGAGTTGTTCTCGATTGCGCCCGGAGGCGGAGAGCCGAAACGTCTTCCCTTGGGAGAGGCGCACGCGATCGCCTACGGCCCCAACGGCGCCGTGCTGCTCGGTCGTAACACGCTGGATCCCGCGCGCTGGAAGCGCTATCGCGGCGGAACCGCCGGGCGGCTGTGGATCGACGCGCGCGGCACGGGGAGCTTCCGCAGGCTTCTGCCCGGTCTGAACGGGAACTTCGGAAGCCCGATGTGGATCGGCGCGCGCGTGTACTTCTTGTCGGACCACGAGGGAATCGGAAACGTCTACTCCTGCCGGCCCGACGGCCGAGATATGCAGCGCCACACAGACCACGACGAGTACTACGCGCGCTTTGCCTCGACCGACGGACGCACGATCGTCTACCAGCATGCGGCAGAACTGTGGCGGCTGGACGCTGCGTCCGGTGAGGCCGCGCGCATCGAGGTCGATTTCCCGAGCCCGCGCGCGCAACGCAATCGCAAATTCGTCGATTCCGAACGTTTCTTGCAGGGGTATCAAGTTCATCCCGCCGGGCACTCGCTTGCGGTCGAGGCGCGCGGGAAGCTCTTCGCGATGCCGCTGTGGGAAGGCGCGGTTCGCGAGTACGGTGAGTCGGCGGGTGTGCGATATCGCGCGGGGCAATGGCTCGCCGACGGTGAACGTCTCGTTGTAGTGAGCGACGCCGGAGGCGTGGAAGGAATCGAAGTGCACGGACCGGCGGGCGCGCGCGCGCGCCTCGACGGTCTGGACCTCGGCCGAGTCGAGGAGATGGCGGCGAGTCCATCCAAGAACGTGGTCGCGTTGTCGAACCATCGGCTCGAGTTGATGCTCGTGGACATCGACGCCAAGAGCGTGGTGATCCTTGACCGGAGTGAGTTCGAGCAAATCCATCACCTTGTTTGGTCGCCCTGCGGTGACTGGCTGGCCTACTCGTGCTCCACGACGCCGCGAACGCGTTCGATCAGACTTTGCAACATTGCTGCGGGCACTGTGCATGACGTGACCGCGCCGGAGTTCCGCGACTTCGCTCCGTCGTTCGATCCCGACGGTCGCTTTCTTGCGTTCTTGTCCTTGCGGACCTTCGACCCCGTATTCGATGCGCATTTCTTCGATCTGGGGTTCCCACGCGGCGCGCGCCCGTACTTGGTCACGCTGCGTTCCGATGTCGTCTCGCCGTTCGTTTCGGAGCCCAAGGGCTTCGGTGAAGACAAGAACGGCAATGGCAAGAAGAATGACGCGAAGAAGAAGGGCGCCAAGACCTCCGAGCCGCTGAAGGTGGATCTGGAAGGGATCGGCGCGCGCATCTTGGCGTTTCCGGTTCCCGAGGGCCGTTATGGCCAAATCGCGTGCATCAAGGGCAAAGTTCTTTGGACGGAGTTCGGTTCGCCGGGAACGCTCGGCGTGGATTGGAAGGCCGGCGACACCCCGCGCGGGTCGCTCACAGCGTGGGAGTTCGCGACGCAGAAGGCCGACAAACTGGCCGACGGTGTGTCGGACTTCGTGGTTGCGTCAGACGGCGCGACGTTGGTTTACCGGTCCGGAACGCGGTTGCGCGCGCTCAAGGCCGGCGAGCATCCGAACGACGACGCCGAGCAAGATCCACCGAGCCGTGCCAACGGCTGGATCGATCTCGCCCGAGTTCGCATCTCTGTCGATCCCGGTGCCGAGTGGCGTCAGATGTTCTCTGAAGCCTGGCGCCTTCAGCGCGATAACTTCTGGAACGAGCGCATGTCCGGCGTCGACTGGCCGCGCGTGTTTGAGCGCTACCTGCCGCTGGTGGACAAGGTCGCGACGCGGCTTGAGTTCTCGGATCTCATCTGGGAGATGCAAGGCGAACTCGGGACATCGCACGCCTACGAGATGTTCGGCGATTACCGGCGGCCTCCGGCGTACGCGATGGGCTACCTCGGTGCGGATCTTCGCCTTGACGAGAAGAACCGCTGGCGCATTGATCGGATCTTGCGGGGCGATTCGTGGGACGAGGCGCGCTGCTCGCCGCTGGCCGCTCCGGGTCTGGACGTCGGCGAGGGGGCGACGCTGCTGGCGATCAACGGGCGCGCGCTGGATGCTTCGACGCCGCCCGGTGCGCTGCTGGTGCACCAGGCCGGACAACGCGTGGAACTTACCGTCGGCGACGCGGCGGGACGCAAGCCGCGCACCGTCGTCGTCAAGACCCTTCGCGACGAAGTGCCGTTGCGGTATCGCGAGTGGGTCGAGCGCAACCGCGCGCACGTGCACGAAGCGAGCGGCGGCCGCGTTGGGTACGTGCA from Actinomycetota bacterium encodes:
- a CDS encoding helix-turn-helix domain-containing protein: MSSTEVSTQDAAVARALATPTRASILDYLRLGGPRAVREVAEQAGIHANVARGHLDVLVAAGLAHTSWRRHAAGGRPAKVYEAAPVHVEEGPALVSEMLAVLIETAAPAPGVSRSIAVKTGERLARRVRMTEAELTFEQQVEFMVRALAAVSGGVRILDKGDDWVEVEDFDCPFKGIAVSHPELACSLDKALKEGIMNGLGADVFVEQVTSIAWGDPTCREVVRWRPLSGGEEA
- a CDS encoding DUF4395 domain-containing protein, with the translated sequence MSAPRMVDSNAVRGGAAVSVVILLGGFVLGWRGVVPAIGVALGIGSAFGLRYSPLGATYRLIKKTLRLSIAVKPEEEPPPRFAQTLGFAFLALASAGFWVFNSDVLGWTLGLMVAGLQTLLAVSGICVGCEMYLFTKRLASKGA
- a CDS encoding thioredoxin family protein, with translation MLVRLLVVLGVLALSAGFTWWWRLREGRFTQASGRFERTDLGLDRRARPSAMLVEFFGEHCAPCKTVQARIEKLAGEIPDVSIASIDAGARLDLSDRYEVRRVPTLFVTDSDLKIVWRASGVPSEDAIRAALLGPDWAGRPHPDLPVAAKPSGAE
- a CDS encoding alpha/beta fold hydrolase, which codes for MIHHDADIGGARIHWVEDGVGDVPFVLLHGWGSSIVKWADVIPMLATHRRTIALDLPGFGTSGIPGGSYSPGWLAGSVRAFMDAIGVDRAIVVGNSLGGLVATYLASAWPERCAGLVLAAPAFPAVGPPPSGRALAAVVAPAIPGIGDVLYRAHMRRRAPEVLVAESLARNCADPSRVRASTVRALEEEVRARKERPEHVRPLLRASRRMMWALSARRERTWAIARALRTPTLVLWGRQDALLSVDIGYRAVEEIPGAQLVVLDDCGHNPQIERPEEFSAAVLTFARSLGV
- a CDS encoding alpha/beta fold hydrolase, with the protein product MPTFRSGNADIAYDVTGEGEPLLMIMGFGADSRMWMLQTAVFAKRYRCITFDNRGVGGSSLPDGRVSMGMMADDAIALLDHLGIGRAHVLGISMGGAIAQHVALRAPERVRTLILAATWCAKNPYTERIAELGRGILRTLGREALVRSLMLWLFTPGFLINNAESADAVEALFLQFPVPENAFLAQLDALLQHDVSEHLGSLQVPTRVLTGRRDTLVPPELCEQLAAAIPKAELVVTETGHAFNVEEMDVFNRSVLEFLDRH
- a CDS encoding M23 family metallopeptidase, which produces MADRKEHRSVLRRARAALVAGIVLASMWAAVPAEAHNQWTGAYRKFPWKAGTSRTLGTLPGECPHCSGRESSSAWKAIDVPDMDYETVYSVSPGVVDTYVASSGPAGLYLRIKQPDSTYIVYEHLDSVISTSGTIVAGQPLAVSGKSGSSSYSPHLHFQRQSGTSFSSDALPLTPISGHGTSSDPLERTSYTSDNAGVGYSSADKAASLYWGVYKSGGGYYGVGITADVGEAWSPCREDSLHGTWWRYSCYPKTGTGGSVQTYSYGSYDSPRAIMQQSGESTAYLLLTATLAAYTEQYAGHDWVYWIGYPTSNRYDVGTSSTQRQNFESGYILFYPSTCKESVYQDGVLRATYSFCD
- a CDS encoding PDZ domain-containing protein, with translation MRNSGYFRTPTVTGGEVAFVSEDDIWSVPLTGGTARRLTAGLGPTVRPAFSPDGSLIAFTSLEEHHPEVYVMPAAGGQPVRLTFLGVASTVVGWTPDAEIAFRSDTGQPFAMRRMELFSIAPGGGEPKRLPLGEAHAIAYGPNGAVLLGRNTLDPARWKRYRGGTAGRLWIDARGTGSFRRLLPGLNGNFGSPMWIGARVYFLSDHEGIGNVYSCRPDGRDMQRHTDHDEYYARFASTDGRTIVYQHAAELWRLDAASGEAARIEVDFPSPRAQRNRKFVDSERFLQGYQVHPAGHSLAVEARGKLFAMPLWEGAVREYGESAGVRYRAGQWLADGERLVVVSDAGGVEGIEVHGPAGARARLDGLDLGRVEEMAASPSKNVVALSNHRLELMLVDIDAKSVVILDRSEFEQIHHLVWSPCGDWLAYSCSTTPRTRSIRLCNIAAGTVHDVTAPEFRDFAPSFDPDGRFLAFLSLRTFDPVFDAHFFDLGFPRGARPYLVTLRSDVVSPFVSEPKGFGEDKNGNGKKNDAKKKGAKTSEPLKVDLEGIGARILAFPVPEGRYGQIACIKGKVLWTEFGSPGTLGVDWKAGDTPRGSLTAWEFATQKADKLADGVSDFVVASDGATLVYRSGTRLRALKAGEHPNDDAEQDPPSRANGWIDLARVRISVDPGAEWRQMFSEAWRLQRDNFWNERMSGVDWPRVFERYLPLVDKVATRLEFSDLIWEMQGELGTSHAYEMFGDYRRPPAYAMGYLGADLRLDEKNRWRIDRILRGDSWDEARCSPLAAPGLDVGEGATLLAINGRALDASTPPGALLVHQAGQRVELTVGDAAGRKPRTVVVKTLRDEVPLRYREWVERNRAHVHEASGGRVGYVHIPNMGPLGFSEFHRYYFSEVERDALIVDVRFNGGGNVSPLILEKLARKRLGYDVKRWGVPEPYPQDTLLGPMVCLTNEHAGSDGDIFSHCFKLMKLGPLVGTRTWGGVVGIWPRHDLVDGGFTTQPEFSFWFVDVGWSVENYGTDPDHEVDIAPQDHAAGRDPQMQKALDLIAKELKRTKPRVPKFPKGPSLALPKLPPRS